A stretch of Castanea sativa cultivar Marrone di Chiusa Pesio chromosome 2, ASM4071231v1 DNA encodes these proteins:
- the LOC142623934 gene encoding actin-depolymerizing factor has protein sequence MSLRGTNASSGMGVAEQSKTTFLELQRKKVHRYVIFKIDEKKKEVVVEKTGGPAESYDDFTASLPENDCRYAVYDFDFVTSENCQKSKIFFIAWSPSVSRIRAKMLYATSKDRFRRELEGIHYEIQATDPTEMDLEVLRDRAN, from the exons ATGTCTCTCAGAGGA aCAAATGCTTCTTCTGGCATGGGTGTTGCTGAGCAAAGCAAGACCACATTCCTTGAACTGCAGAGGAAGAAGGTGCACCGCTATGTGATTTTCAAGAttgatgagaagaaaaaagaggttGTGGTCGAAAAAACTGGGGGCCCAGCTGAGAGCTATGATGATTTCACTGCTTCTTTGCCAGAGAATGATTGTCGATATGCAGTTTATGACTTTGACTTTGTGACTTCTGAGAACTGCCAGAAGAGCaagatattttttattgcatG GTCTCCTTCTGTATCCAGGATCCGTGCCAAGATGCTGTATGCAACATCAAAGGATAGGTTCAGAAGGGAGCTGGAGGGCATCCATTATGAGATCCAGGCAACTGACCCTACTGAGATGGATCTTGAAGTCCTTAGGGACCGTGCTAACTGA
- the LOC142623935 gene encoding chromatin modification-related protein eaf6 isoform X1 yields the protein MESHGQRGSRQPPAMLKSLLSKRDKIQEELRIIEKQVYELETSYLQDSSYFGNEMKGFEGFLSSSKNTTNLKRSRKFQPEDRFFSLSSVTSPAAEELGFGCDDGRSDFGPGRLKGRGFPTNGPGKPKKGRTASRDRKRNRPSTEQDFDDEEDPDLSLR from the exons ATGGAATCCCATG GGCAAAGAGGTTCTAGACAACCCCCGGCCATGCTCAAATCTCTGTTGAGCAAGCGAGACAAGATTCAAGAAGAGCTCCGCATCATCGAAAAGCAG GTTTATGAATTGGAGACAAGCTACTTGCAAGATTCGAGCTATTTCGGGAACGAAATGAAAGGTTTTGAAGggtttctttcttcctccaagAACACAACAAA CTTAAAGAGATCGAGGAAATTCCAGCCTGAAGATCGATTCTTCTCGTTGTCTTCAGTTACCTCACCAGCA GCTGAAGAACTTGGATTCGGATGTGATG ATGGAAGATCTGATTTTGGTCCAGGTCGGTTGAAGGGCAGAGGCTTCCCCACCAATGGACC GGGGAAACCAAAGAAAGGCAGAACAGCATCAAGAGATAGAAAGAGAAACAGGCCATCAACTGAACAAGATTTCGATGATGAAGAGGATCCTGATTTGAGCTTGAGATAA
- the LOC142623935 gene encoding chromatin modification-related protein eaf6 isoform X2, with protein sequence MLLGQRGSRQPPAMLKSLLSKRDKIQEELRIIEKQVYELETSYLQDSSYFGNEMKGFEGFLSSSKNTTNLKRSRKFQPEDRFFSLSSVTSPAAEELGFGCDDGRSDFGPGRLKGRGFPTNGPGKPKKGRTASRDRKRNRPSTEQDFDDEEDPDLSLR encoded by the exons ATGTTGTTAGGGCAAAGAGGTTCTAGACAACCCCCGGCCATGCTCAAATCTCTGTTGAGCAAGCGAGACAAGATTCAAGAAGAGCTCCGCATCATCGAAAAGCAG GTTTATGAATTGGAGACAAGCTACTTGCAAGATTCGAGCTATTTCGGGAACGAAATGAAAGGTTTTGAAGggtttctttcttcctccaagAACACAACAAA CTTAAAGAGATCGAGGAAATTCCAGCCTGAAGATCGATTCTTCTCGTTGTCTTCAGTTACCTCACCAGCA GCTGAAGAACTTGGATTCGGATGTGATG ATGGAAGATCTGATTTTGGTCCAGGTCGGTTGAAGGGCAGAGGCTTCCCCACCAATGGACC GGGGAAACCAAAGAAAGGCAGAACAGCATCAAGAGATAGAAAGAGAAACAGGCCATCAACTGAACAAGATTTCGATGATGAAGAGGATCCTGATTTGAGCTTGAGATAA